One window of Triticum dicoccoides isolate Atlit2015 ecotype Zavitan chromosome 5A, WEW_v2.0, whole genome shotgun sequence genomic DNA carries:
- the LOC119297552 gene encoding uncharacterized protein LOC119297552 yields the protein MEAAAAGFATGARGAAAARTFGLDLQAAAGGVRRPRRAIPMPAAGPRGGHPSFATAPSTLYAAYGAEPRRPPRLELGRVVTEFDSALTIDSHLVAVPVTRPSPMAPARPRHEHLGCGRPVSLLPLRGARRTHSSRRSAAAVGLGGEPRWQIAAAAVGRRGRSGGFGNPYAGVPPQGRRVYAQGV from the exons ATGGAGGCTGCCGCAGCCGGATTCGCAACCGGCGCGCGGGGCGCAGCCGCGGCCCGTACCTTCGGGCTCGACCTCCAGGCGGCGGCCGGAGGCGTGCGACGACCCCGCCGGGCCATCCCCATGCCCGCAGCGGGCCCCCGCGGCGGCCACCCCTCCTTCGCCACGGCGCCGTCGACCCTCTACGCGGCGTACGGAG CGGAGCCTCGTCGGCCGCCACGGCTGGAGCTCGGCCGCGTCGTGACAGAGTTTGATTCGGCTCTGACGATCGATTCGCACCTGGTGGCAGTACCCGTGACCCGTCCCTCTCCCATGGCCCCGGCGAGACCACGCCACGAGCACCTTGGCTGCGGCCGCCCGGTGTCCCTGCTCCCGCTCCGAG GAGCTCGTCGCACTCACTCCTCTCGCCGTTCAGCAGCGGCCGTGGGACTCGGAGGTGAGCCCCGCTGGCAGATAGCGGCGGCTGCGGTGGGACGACGCGGCCGATCCGGTGGCTTTGGCAACCCCTATGCTGGCGTGCCTCCCCAAGGCCGGCGCGTGTATGCTCAGGGAGTCTGA